Proteins encoded by one window of Clostridium bornimense:
- a CDS encoding RrF2 family transcriptional regulator, translating to MKISTKGIYGLKALIDLAIYSKEDIVTLKSISERQNISERYLEQIFSLLRKSKIIVGKKGSQGGYSLDVKPEDTTIYTVLKALEGDFLQMSSVESDDKLDKVIEELVWNKLDESITNFLTSITLQDLIDEYKKDEKDPFMYYI from the coding sequence CTGAAGATTTCAACAAAGGGAATATATGGGTTAAAGGCTTTAATTGATTTAGCAATATATTCAAAAGAAGATATCGTGACATTAAAAAGTATCAGTGAGAGACAAAATATTTCTGAAAGATATTTAGAGCAAATTTTTTCTTTGCTTAGAAAAAGTAAGATAATAGTAGGTAAAAAGGGATCACAAGGTGGATATTCTTTAGATGTAAAACCTGAAGATACAACAATATACACTGTACTTAAAGCATTAGAAGGGGACTTTTTACAAATGTCTTCAGTAGAAAGTGATGATAAGCTAGATAAAGTGATTGAAGAATTAGTATGGAATAAGTTAGACGAATCTATAACTAATTTTTTAACTAGTATTACATTGCAAGATTTAATAGATGAATATAAAAAGGATGAAAAAGATCCATTTATGTATTATATATAA